The DNA window CAGGCGGGCATCGCCATGCCGCAGGTTGCTATCTATCATGCGCCGGACATCAACGCCTTCGCCACCGGTGCGCGCCGCGACGCCTCGCTGGTCGCCGTCAGCACCGGCTTGTTGCAGAGCATGAGCCGTGACGAAGCGGAAGCGGTCATCGCGCACGAAATCAGCCACGTCGCCAACGGCGATATGGTGACCATGACCCTGATTCAGGGTATCGTGAACACCTTCGTCATCTTCATTTCGCGCCTGATCGCGCAGGTCGCCGCCGGCTTCCTGGGCAACCGCGACGGTGATGGCGAAGGGGAAGGCAACGGCAACCCGATGATTTACTTCGCGGTGTCGATGGTGCTGGAACTGGTGTTCGGCATCCTGGCGAGCATCATCACCATGTGGTTCTCGCGTCACCGCGAGTTCTACGCCGACGCCGGCTCCGCCAAACTGGTGGGCCGCGAGAAGATGATCGCCGCCTTGCAGCGTCTGAAAACCAGCTACGAACCGCAGGAAGCGGGCAGCATGATGGCGTTCTGCATCAACGGCAAATCCAAGTCGTTCAGCGAACTGTTCATGTCGCACCCGCCGCTCGACAAGCGCATCGAAGCGCTGCGTACCGGCCAGTACCTGAAGTAATCGGCTGAATATCATGAAAAACCCCGGCTTGCCGGGGTTTTTTTATGTCCGCTATTTCATCTCGCGGCTGGGCTGCACCGTCTGCGTCGTCGACTGGGTGATGCGCAGGCTGCTGACCGCCGCTGCCAGGGTGGCGAACACCCCGGCCAGGATCAGCGAAGCGTGGGTGCCGGAGGCAGGGAACAGGTTGAACATCAGCGCCACCAGCGCGGCCCCCGAGGTTTGTCCCAGCAGGCGAGCGGTGCCCAGCATGCCGCTGGCGCCGCCGCTGCGGTTGCGCGGCGCGGCGGAAATGATGGTGTGGTTGTTGGGCGACTGGAACAGGCCGAAACCGGCGCCACACAGCACCATGCGCCAGATGATGTCCACATTCGACGGCGCCGCGGGCAGCAGCGCCAGCGAGAACAGCCCGAGCGCGAACACCGCCAGCCCGATACAGCCCAGCAGGCCGGCGTGCACGCGCTCCACCAGCCGGCCGGCGATCGGCGCCATCACCACGATCGCCAGCGGCCAGGGCGTCAGCAGCAGCCCGGTCGCCACCTCATCGCGGCCCAATGCGCTTTGCAGGAAGAACGGCAGCGACACCATCGCCAGCATCTGTGCGGCGAACGAGCAGATTGAGGTGCCCATCGACAGGGCGAAGATCGGAATGCGCAGCAGGTCGACCGGCAGCAGAGGAAATTCCTGACGCAGCTGGCGGCGAACAAACACCGCGCCAATCGCCAGCAGCGCGGCGATCTCGCTGAAGATCAGCGTCAGGCTCTGCCCCTGGGCGAAGCCGCTGATGGCGGTGATCAGCAGGCCAAAGGTCAGCGCATTCAGCACGGCGCTGGTGGGATCGAAACGGCGGTTATCGTTTTTCTGGCCGTTGGCCGGCAGGAACTTCATCCCCAGCAGCAGCGCGACGATGCCGATCGGCAGGTTGATGGCGAACAGCCATTGCCAGGACGCGACCGACAGGATAGCGGCCGCCACCGTCGGCCCGGCCGCCGAGGAGCAGGCGACGATCAGCGAGTTGATGCCCATGCCGCGGCCGAGAAAGCGTTGCGGGTAGATGATGCGGATCAGCGCCGTGTTGACGCTCATGATGGCGGCGGCGCCAAAGCCTTGCAGCACGCGGGCGATAGTCAGGGTGAGCAGCGAGTCGGACAGGGCGCAGAACAGCGAGGTGATGCTGAACACCAGCAATCCGGCCTGATAGATGCGACGATAGCCGACCAGATCGCCGAGCGACGCCAGCGACAGCAAAGACACGGTGATCGCCAGCTGATAGGCGTTGACCACCCAAATGGAGCTGGCCGGGCTGGCGTTGAGATCGCGCGCGATGGTGGGCAGCGCCACGTTGGCTATCGCGCCGTCGAGCACCGATACGGTAATGCCGAGGGCGATGGCGAGGATCGCCCCATAGCGTTGCGGGACGGGGAGGCCGTCGGAACAAGAACGCATGTTGGTCTCAGCAGTGTTTATTCAGGGGAGTATTATCATGCTAATCATAATCGCCTGCGATTGCATGCCCGTTGTCCGCTTAATTGTAAATAGCGGTGAGC is part of the Serratia surfactantfaciens genome and encodes:
- the htpX gene encoding protease HtpX, which produces MMRIALFLLTNLAVMLVFGLVLSLTGIQSSSVQGLMIMAGLFGFGGAFVSLLMSKWMALRSVGGEVIEQPRNETENWLLETVRRQSQQAGIAMPQVAIYHAPDINAFATGARRDASLVAVSTGLLQSMSRDEAEAVIAHEISHVANGDMVTMTLIQGIVNTFVIFISRLIAQVAAGFLGNRDGDGEGEGNGNPMIYFAVSMVLELVFGILASIITMWFSRHREFYADAGSAKLVGREKMIAALQRLKTSYEPQEAGSMMAFCINGKSKSFSELFMSHPPLDKRIEALRTGQYLK
- a CDS encoding MFS transporter, giving the protein MRSCSDGLPVPQRYGAILAIALGITVSVLDGAIANVALPTIARDLNASPASSIWVVNAYQLAITVSLLSLASLGDLVGYRRIYQAGLLVFSITSLFCALSDSLLTLTIARVLQGFGAAAIMSVNTALIRIIYPQRFLGRGMGINSLIVACSSAAGPTVAAAILSVASWQWLFAINLPIGIVALLLGMKFLPANGQKNDNRRFDPTSAVLNALTFGLLITAISGFAQGQSLTLIFSEIAALLAIGAVFVRRQLRQEFPLLPVDLLRIPIFALSMGTSICSFAAQMLAMVSLPFFLQSALGRDEVATGLLLTPWPLAIVVMAPIAGRLVERVHAGLLGCIGLAVFALGLFSLALLPAAPSNVDIIWRMVLCGAGFGLFQSPNNHTIISAAPRNRSGGASGMLGTARLLGQTSGAALVALMFNLFPASGTHASLILAGVFATLAAAVSSLRITQSTTQTVQPSREMK